Proteins found in one Onychomys torridus chromosome 21, mOncTor1.1, whole genome shotgun sequence genomic segment:
- the LOC118572010 gene encoding olfactory receptor 10H2-like — protein sequence MLRQNYTSVSEFIFIGFSNFPQQLMPVFFVVILLMYLFTLLGNLLIMATIWSERSLHTPMYLFLCALSISEILYTLSFIPRMLVDLLSTHRSIAFLACANQMFFSFMFGFTHSLLLTIMGYDRYVAICHPLRYNVLMSPRGCALLVAGSWAGGSAVGLVVTTSIFHLPFCGPNQIQHFLCHVPPMLKLACGSNVPAVALGVGMVCITALLGCFLLILLSYAFIVAAILKIPSAEGRHKAFSTCASHLTVVIVHYGFASVIYLKPKGPHLEEGDTLMATTYTVLTPFLSPIIFSLRNKELKSAMKKAFFRKFCSSNT from the coding sequence ATGCTAAGACAGAACTACACCTCAGTGTCTGAATTCATCTTCATTGGCTTCTCCAACTTCCCACAGCAGCTCATGCCCGTCTTCTTTGTGGTGATCCTGCTCATGTACCTCTTCACACTGCTGGGCAATCTGCTCATCATGGCCACGATCTGGAGTGAACGGAGCCTCCACACGCCTATGTACCTCTTCCTGTGTGCTCTCTCCATCTCTGAGATCCTCTATACTTTGTCCTTCATCCCACGTATGCTGGTTGACCTGCTCTCCACCCATCGTTCCATCGCCTTCCTGGCCTGTGCCAACCAGATGTTCTTCTCCTTCATGTTTGGCTTCACCCACTCCTTGCTGCTCACCATCATGggctatgaccgctatgtggcaaTCTGTCACCCACTGCGCTACAATGTGCTCATGAGCCCCCGGGGCTGTGCCCTCTTGGTGGCTGGGTCCTGGGCTGGAGGCTCAGCTGTTGGGCTGGTAGTGACAACCTCCATTTTCCACCTCCCTTTCTGTGGACCCAATCAGATCCAACATTTCTTATGTCACGTGCCCCCTATGTTGAAGCTGGCCTGTGGCAGTAACGTGCCAGCTGTGGCTCTGGGTGTAGGGATGGTGTGCATCACAGCCCTCCTGGGATgctttctcctcatcctcctctcctATGCCTTCATTGTGGCAGCCATCTTGAAGATACCATCAGCAGAGGGCCGGCACAAGGCTTTCTCCACTTGTGCATCCCACCTCACAGTGGTGATTGTGCACTATGGCTTTGCCTCCGTCATCTACCTCAAGCCCAAGGGCCCCCACCTTGAGGAAGGAGACACTCTCATGGCCACCACCTACACAGTCCTCACCCCCTTCCTCAGCCCCATCATCTTCAGTCTCAGGAACAAGGAGCTGAAGAGTGCCATGAAGAAGGCCTTCTTCAGGAAATTCTGTTCCTCAAACACCTAA